A window from Mycolicibacterium tokaiense encodes these proteins:
- a CDS encoding amino acid ABC transporter ATP-binding protein: MIAVTGVNKHFGNLHVLKDINLTVARGQVIVVLGPSGSGKSTLCRTINRLETIDSGTIAIDGHELPAEGRKLAQLRSDVGMVFQSFNLFAHKTILENVTLAPLKVRKLSKDKARAEAMALLERVGVANQAEKYPAQLSGGQQQRVAIARSLAMNPKVMLFDEPTSALDPEMINEVLAVMTALAGEGMTMVVVTHEMGFARRAANRVVFMAEGAIVEDAAPEEFFTNPKTDRAKDFLGKILNH; this comes from the coding sequence ATGATCGCTGTGACGGGCGTCAACAAACACTTCGGCAACCTGCACGTTCTCAAGGACATCAACCTCACGGTCGCCCGCGGCCAGGTGATCGTGGTGCTGGGGCCGTCCGGGTCGGGCAAGTCCACCCTGTGCCGGACCATCAACCGCCTGGAGACCATCGACTCGGGCACCATCGCCATCGACGGCCACGAGCTGCCCGCAGAGGGCCGCAAGCTCGCCCAGCTCCGCTCCGATGTCGGCATGGTGTTCCAGTCGTTCAACCTGTTCGCGCACAAGACAATTCTCGAGAACGTCACGCTGGCGCCGCTGAAGGTGCGCAAGCTGAGCAAGGACAAGGCGCGCGCCGAGGCCATGGCGCTGCTGGAGCGGGTGGGCGTGGCCAACCAGGCCGAGAAGTACCCCGCGCAGCTGTCCGGCGGGCAGCAGCAGCGGGTGGCGATCGCACGCTCGCTGGCCATGAACCCCAAGGTGATGCTCTTCGACGAGCCCACCAGCGCCCTGGACCCGGAGATGATCAACGAGGTGCTCGCCGTCATGACGGCGTTGGCCGGCGAGGGCATGACCATGGTGGTGGTCACCCACGAGATGGGCTTCGCCCGCCGCGCCGCCAACCGGGTGGTCTTCATGGCCGAGGGCGCCATCGTCGAAGACGCCGCTCCCGAGGAGTTCTTCACCAACCCGAAAACCGATCGAGCCAAGGACTTCCTCGGCAAGATCCTGAATCACTAG
- the miaB gene encoding tRNA (N6-isopentenyl adenosine(37)-C2)-methylthiotransferase MiaB encodes MTSTVTQAQPVSPARTYQVRTYGCQMNVHDSERLAGLLETAGYRRAPDGADADVVVFNTCAVRENADNKLYGNLSHLAPRKQSDPGMQIAVGGCLAQKDRDAVLKKAPYVDVVFGTHNIGSLPALLERARHNREAQVEIVDALEQFPSTLPAARDSAYAAWVSISVGCNNTCTFCIVPALRGKEVDRRPGDILAEVQALVDQGVLEVTLLGQNVNAYGVSFVDPETPRDRGAFAALLRACGGIDGLERVRFTSPHPAEFTDDVIEAMAATPNICPTLHMPLQSGSDRILKAMRRSYRAQRYLGIIDRVRAAMPHAAITTDLIVGFPGETEEDFQATLDVVEQSRFATAFTFQYSRRPGTPAAELADQVPKAVVQQRYDRLIELQERISWEENRAQVGTTVELLVAAGEGRKDAHTARMSGRARDGRLVHFTPGASPVRPGDVVTCVVTSAAPHHLIADGALLSHRRTRAGDAHEAGVKPKTVGLGLPGLGVPAPQPSVSGCSL; translated from the coding sequence ATGACTTCGACGGTGACGCAGGCGCAGCCGGTGTCACCTGCGCGTACCTACCAGGTCCGCACCTACGGCTGCCAGATGAACGTGCACGACTCCGAGCGGCTGGCCGGCCTGCTGGAAACCGCCGGATACCGGCGCGCCCCCGACGGCGCCGACGCCGATGTGGTGGTCTTCAACACCTGCGCGGTGCGGGAGAACGCCGACAACAAGTTGTACGGCAACCTCAGTCACCTGGCGCCGCGCAAGCAGTCCGACCCCGGCATGCAGATCGCCGTCGGCGGGTGCCTGGCGCAGAAGGACCGCGACGCGGTGTTGAAGAAGGCGCCCTATGTGGATGTGGTGTTCGGCACCCACAACATCGGCTCGCTGCCCGCCCTGCTGGAGCGGGCCCGACACAACCGCGAGGCGCAGGTCGAGATCGTCGACGCCCTCGAGCAGTTCCCCTCGACACTGCCGGCGGCCCGCGACTCCGCCTATGCCGCTTGGGTTTCCATCTCGGTGGGCTGCAACAACACCTGCACGTTCTGCATCGTGCCCGCACTGCGGGGCAAAGAAGTGGACCGCAGACCAGGTGACATCCTGGCCGAGGTGCAAGCCCTGGTGGATCAGGGTGTGCTGGAGGTGACGTTGCTGGGGCAGAACGTCAATGCCTACGGTGTGTCGTTCGTCGATCCCGAAACACCGAGGGACCGTGGCGCATTCGCGGCATTGCTGCGGGCCTGCGGCGGCATCGACGGGCTCGAGCGGGTGCGCTTCACCTCGCCGCACCCGGCCGAGTTCACCGACGACGTCATCGAAGCCATGGCCGCCACCCCGAACATCTGCCCGACGCTGCACATGCCGCTGCAGTCCGGCTCCGACCGCATCCTCAAAGCGATGCGCCGCTCCTACCGGGCGCAGCGATACCTCGGCATCATCGACCGGGTACGCGCCGCGATGCCGCACGCGGCCATCACCACCGACCTGATCGTCGGCTTCCCGGGCGAGACCGAAGAGGATTTCCAGGCCACCCTCGACGTGGTGGAGCAGTCGCGCTTCGCCACCGCTTTCACCTTCCAGTACTCCAGGCGTCCCGGCACCCCGGCTGCCGAGCTTGCCGATCAGGTGCCCAAAGCTGTTGTGCAGCAACGCTATGATCGGCTGATCGAACTGCAGGAGCGGATCTCCTGGGAGGAGAACCGCGCGCAGGTCGGCACCACGGTGGAGTTGCTGGTGGCCGCGGGGGAGGGCCGCAAGGACGCCCACACCGCCCGGATGAGCGGTCGCGCCCGTGACGGTCGGCTGGTGCATTTCACCCCCGGAGCCAGCCCGGTTCGCCCCGGCGATGTGGTGACCTGCGTCGTCACCTCGGCCGCGCCGCACCATCTGATCGCCGACGGCGCTCTGCTCTCGCACCGGCGCACCCGCGCCGGCGACGCCCACGAGGCGGGCGTCAAACCCAAGACCGTCGGACTGGGCCTTCCGGGACTCGGTGTGCCGGCGCCGCAACCCAGTGTGTCAGGGTGCTCGCTGTGA
- a CDS encoding Rv2732c family membrane protein, with the protein MNAPDGNQFEHFKADIEAAERKVGREIEPGARALVVSVLVFILIGSFFLSHTGDARGVDVLLGSPAAVDAGVTLPSRVFSWLALVFGIGFSMLALLTRRWALAWVASAGTAVSCVIGMLAIWSRQTAAEGLPGPGIGLVLAWLTAIVLAFHWVRVVWSRTAVQLAAEEHRRRAAAQQQSRSLLDQYDEQDPDKQG; encoded by the coding sequence GTGAACGCCCCCGACGGAAACCAGTTCGAGCACTTCAAAGCTGACATCGAGGCGGCCGAACGCAAGGTGGGCCGCGAGATCGAACCGGGCGCCCGCGCCCTGGTGGTCTCGGTACTGGTGTTCATCCTGATCGGGTCGTTCTTCCTGTCGCACACCGGCGACGCCCGCGGGGTCGACGTGCTGCTGGGTTCTCCGGCGGCTGTCGACGCCGGCGTCACCCTGCCGTCGCGGGTGTTCAGCTGGCTGGCCCTGGTGTTCGGCATCGGGTTCTCGATGCTGGCGCTGCTGACCCGACGCTGGGCCCTGGCGTGGGTGGCCTCGGCGGGCACCGCGGTGTCCTGCGTGATCGGCATGCTGGCCATCTGGTCGCGCCAGACCGCGGCCGAGGGCCTGCCAGGACCCGGCATCGGCCTGGTGCTGGCCTGGCTGACCGCGATTGTGCTGGCGTTCCACTGGGTGCGCGTGGTGTGGTCACGCACTGCGGTGCAGCTGGCCGCCGAAGAGCACCGCCGCCGTGCCGCCGCCCAGCAGCAGTCGCGCAGCTTGCTCGACCAGTACGACGAGCAGGACCCCGACAAGCAGGGTTAG
- a CDS encoding DUF349 domain-containing protein, with amino-acid sequence MTTSDSAPDGGAAPSTSGRPVPTPGPRPGAKPGPRPGPRVAAPPPTTPVPPAPPSSDPHRFGRVDDDGTVWLVTGSGERIVGSWQAGEPEAAFEHFGRRFDDLATEIALMEHRLESGTGDARKIKAAAATLAETLPDAHVLGDVDSLAARLTAIAEHADAAAVAERARRDEHRAEQIARKEALAAEAEDLAANSTQWKAAGDRLRTILDEWKGITGLDRKTDDALWKRYSAARETFNRRRGSHFSELDKERAGAKAAKEALCVRAEALSGSTDWGATSAAFRDLLTEWKSVGRASKDVDDALWRRFKAAQDTFFSARNSVTAERDAEFAANADAKEALLLEAERIDTADADAARAALRQITDKWDEIGKVPRDRTDLERRLRAVEKKVRDAADAGRTDPEAQARAEQFRVRAEQFEKQAAKAEAAGKTKDAESARASAAQWRQWAETAAEAVTKKR; translated from the coding sequence GTGACCACATCAGATTCCGCTCCGGACGGCGGCGCAGCGCCCTCGACTTCCGGACGCCCCGTCCCCACCCCCGGGCCCCGTCCGGGCGCCAAGCCTGGGCCCCGCCCGGGGCCGCGCGTGGCCGCTCCGCCACCCACCACGCCAGTTCCGCCCGCGCCGCCGAGCAGCGATCCGCACCGCTTCGGCCGGGTCGACGACGACGGCACGGTCTGGCTGGTCACCGGTTCCGGGGAACGGATCGTCGGCTCCTGGCAGGCGGGGGAACCCGAAGCCGCGTTCGAGCATTTCGGCCGCCGCTTCGACGACCTGGCCACCGAGATCGCGCTGATGGAGCACCGGTTGGAATCGGGCACCGGTGACGCCCGCAAGATCAAGGCCGCTGCGGCCACCCTCGCCGAGACCCTGCCCGACGCCCACGTCCTGGGTGACGTGGATTCGCTGGCAGCCCGGCTGACCGCCATCGCCGAGCACGCCGATGCCGCGGCTGTCGCCGAGCGCGCCCGCCGCGACGAGCACCGCGCCGAGCAGATCGCCCGCAAGGAGGCCCTGGCCGCCGAGGCCGAGGACCTGGCCGCCAACTCCACGCAGTGGAAGGCCGCGGGCGACCGCCTGCGCACCATCCTCGACGAGTGGAAGGGCATCACGGGGCTAGACCGCAAGACCGACGACGCGCTGTGGAAGCGCTATTCGGCGGCACGCGAGACGTTCAACCGGCGGCGCGGCTCGCACTTCTCGGAGCTGGACAAAGAACGTGCCGGCGCCAAGGCTGCCAAGGAGGCGCTGTGCGTTCGCGCCGAGGCCCTGAGCGGATCCACCGACTGGGGCGCCACCAGCGCGGCGTTCCGTGACCTGCTGACGGAGTGGAAGTCGGTGGGCCGGGCCAGCAAGGATGTCGACGACGCGCTGTGGCGCCGGTTCAAGGCCGCCCAGGACACCTTCTTCTCGGCCAGGAACTCGGTGACCGCCGAGCGGGACGCGGAGTTCGCGGCCAACGCCGACGCCAAGGAGGCGCTGCTGCTCGAGGCCGAGCGCATCGACACCGCCGACGCGGACGCCGCCCGCGCCGCGCTGCGCCAGATCACCGACAAGTGGGACGAGATCGGCAAGGTGCCCAGGGACCGCACCGACCTCGAGCGGCGCCTGCGCGCGGTGGAGAAGAAGGTCCGTGACGCCGCCGACGCCGGCCGCACCGACCCGGAGGCGCAGGCCCGCGCCGAGCAGTTCCGGGTGCGTGCCGAGCAGTTCGAGAAGCAGGCCGCCAAGGCCGAGGCCGCGGGCAAGACCAAGGACGCCGAATCTGCCCGGGCCAGCGCCGCGCAGTGGCGGCAGTGGGCGGAGACGGCCGCCGAAGCCGTGACGAAGAAGCGCTAA
- a CDS encoding DMT family transporter, with protein MGKADLAALFALGAALFIAIGDVIHQRSAHEVTEEKVSHVGLFLRLLKDRAWWLGSVVAAVGFVLQAAALGLGSVLLVQALLVTSLLFALPISARASHRRVSRWEWTWAALLAASVAVIVTVGNPTEGQSRATMQTWALVAAVLGPLLVAAVIGSRIWSGSISAVLLAMVSGALWGLFAVLLKGVVDLLGDGVVALLRSPELYLWAAVGIAGTAWQQSSFRAGALTASLPTMTVTEPVVASVLGIVVLGETLHPGELGLFVLIAAVAIMVVSTAMLARGEAAASSTAPG; from the coding sequence ATGGGCAAGGCGGATCTCGCCGCCCTCTTCGCCCTCGGAGCCGCCCTGTTCATCGCCATCGGCGACGTCATCCACCAACGCTCCGCGCACGAGGTCACCGAGGAGAAGGTCAGCCACGTCGGGCTGTTCCTGCGACTGCTCAAAGACCGTGCCTGGTGGCTGGGCAGCGTGGTGGCGGCGGTCGGATTCGTGCTGCAGGCGGCCGCCCTGGGGTTGGGCTCGGTGCTGCTGGTGCAGGCCCTGCTGGTGACTTCGCTGCTGTTCGCACTGCCGATCAGTGCCCGCGCGTCGCACCGCCGGGTCAGCCGCTGGGAGTGGACCTGGGCGGCGCTGCTGGCGGCGTCGGTGGCGGTGATCGTGACCGTCGGCAACCCGACCGAAGGGCAGTCGCGGGCGACCATGCAGACCTGGGCGCTGGTGGCCGCGGTCCTGGGTCCGCTGCTGGTGGCCGCCGTCATCGGGTCCCGCATCTGGTCGGGATCGATCAGCGCGGTACTGCTGGCCATGGTCTCCGGGGCGCTGTGGGGACTGTTCGCGGTGCTGCTCAAAGGCGTGGTGGATCTGCTCGGCGACGGCGTCGTGGCACTGCTGCGTTCTCCCGAGCTGTACCTGTGGGCTGCCGTCGGGATCGCCGGCACCGCCTGGCAGCAGTCGTCGTTCCGCGCGGGTGCGCTCACCGCGTCGCTGCCCACGATGACCGTCACCGAGCCGGTGGTGGCCTCCGTGCTGGGCATCGTGGTGCTCGGCGAAACCCTGCACCCGGGGGAGCTGGGCCTGTTCGTGCTGATCGCGGCCGTGGCGATCATGGTGGTGTCGACGGCCATGCTGGCCCGGGGTGAGGCTGCCGCATCCTCGACCGCTCCCGGCTAG